One part of the Eleginops maclovinus isolate JMC-PN-2008 ecotype Puerto Natales chromosome 14, JC_Emac_rtc_rv5, whole genome shotgun sequence genome encodes these proteins:
- the ecsit gene encoding evolutionarily conserved signaling intermediate in Toll pathway, mitochondrial isoform X2, translated as MKCARCLLKLQSLRLLGQSARPAAQHGALLQPASSSQPHMLQNTQHQVLRRFHRSPTHDKDRPIPADFFDEDDKKKDKSLVTHDDLFEQVARETKTKATFNKVVEVFIKQDVRRRGHVEFIYAALQKMPEFGVEKDLAVYNKLLDVFPKEVFVPRNFIQTMFNHYPRQQECGVQLLEQMESYGIMPNVETKVLLIQIFGAKGHAVRKYQRMMYWFPRFQNTNPYPIPKYLPEDPVDLAHFSLARIADDRDAKVTVYQLPCTDITESGEEITLPHVVGIQSPSQMELLAKHNPSRPVFVEGPFPLWLRKKCVYYYVLRADPVPPEEKVEEPYDPERSLAYPLQLDLELDRDLGDEESFDVEDLDEGAVFAMCMTSQGDQAVLNQWISGLQQNNPILGRVPTLFRLEQGPRELQGGHQTVSDHRHRPDPETQREEEEVTVEEEPRRSQGMKQ; from the exons ATGAAGTGTGCCCGCTGCCTGCTCAAGCTGCAGAGTCTCCGGCTGCTGGGACAGTCTGCCCGGCCTGCAGCTCAGCATGGAGCTCTGCTACAgccagcctcctcctctcagccTCACATGCTGCAAAACACCCAGCACCAG GTGCTAAGGCGTTTCCATAGGAGCCCGACGCATGACAAGGACCGACCCATACCTGCAGACTTCTTCGATGAGGACGACAAGAAAAAGGACAAGTCTTTAGTCACCCATGACGACCTGTTTGAGCAGGTGGCCAGGGAGACCAAAACCAAGGCCACGTTCAACAAAGTGGTGGAGGTCTTCATCAAGCAGGACGTGAGGCGCCGCGGCCACGTGGAGTTCATCTACGCCGCGCTGCAGAAAATGCCCGAGTTCGGCGTGGAGAAAGACCTGGCCGTCTACAACAAGCTGCTGGACGTTTTCCCCAAAGAGGTGTTTGTGCCGCGGAACTTTATCCAGACAATGTTCAACCACTACCCCCGCCAGCAGGAGTGTGGAGTGCAGCTGCTGGAGCAGATGGAGAGCTATG GTATCATGCCCAACGTTGAGACCAAAGTCCTGCTGATCCAGATCTTTGGAGCGAAGGGCCACGCCGTGAGGAAGTACCAGCGCATGATGTACTGGTTCCCCAGATTCCAAAACACAAACCCCTACCCCATCCCCAAGTACCTGCCGGAAGACCCCGTGGACCTGGCCCACTTCAGCCTGGCACGCATAGCTGATGACCGGGATGCTAAAGTCACCGTGTATCAG CTGCCCTGCACAGACATCACAGAGAGTGGAGAGGAGATCACACTTCCACATGTAGTCG GTATCCAGAGCCCCAGCCAGATGGAGCTGCTGGCCAAGCATAACCCGAGCCGGCCGGTGTTTGTGGAGGGCCCCTTCCCTCTGTGGCTCCGGAAGAAGTGTGTGTACTACTACGTCCTCAGAGCGGACCCCGTGCCGCCTGAAGAGAAG GTGGAGGAGCCCTATGACCCCGAGAGATCTTTGGCTTATCCTCTGCAGCTGGACCTGGAACTGGACCGTGACCTCGGGGACGAGGAGAGCTTCGATGTGGAAGACT TGGACGAGGGTGCAGTGTTCGCCATGTGTATGACCAGTCAGGGGGACCAGGCCGTCCTCAACCAGTGGATCTCCGGCCTCCAGCAGAACAACCCCATCCTGGGCCGGGTCCCGACTTTGTTCCGCCTGGAGCAGGGGCCCAGGGAACTGCAGGGGGGCCATCAAACAGTGTCAGACCACAGGCACAGGCCAGACCCCGAGAcccagagagaggaagaagaggtaACAGTGGAAGAAGAGCCGAGGAGGAGCCAGGGGATGAAACAGTGA
- the ecsit gene encoding evolutionarily conserved signaling intermediate in Toll pathway, mitochondrial isoform X1, with protein MCVGPGCSAGVSSWRLPRRGISEGDCFLRTSVIINVLFRESQCDGSTMKCARCLLKLQSLRLLGQSARPAAQHGALLQPASSSQPHMLQNTQHQVLRRFHRSPTHDKDRPIPADFFDEDDKKKDKSLVTHDDLFEQVARETKTKATFNKVVEVFIKQDVRRRGHVEFIYAALQKMPEFGVEKDLAVYNKLLDVFPKEVFVPRNFIQTMFNHYPRQQECGVQLLEQMESYGIMPNVETKVLLIQIFGAKGHAVRKYQRMMYWFPRFQNTNPYPIPKYLPEDPVDLAHFSLARIADDRDAKVTVYQLPCTDITESGEEITLPHVVGIQSPSQMELLAKHNPSRPVFVEGPFPLWLRKKCVYYYVLRADPVPPEEKVEEPYDPERSLAYPLQLDLELDRDLGDEESFDVEDLDEGAVFAMCMTSQGDQAVLNQWISGLQQNNPILGRVPTLFRLEQGPRELQGGHQTVSDHRHRPDPETQREEEEVTVEEEPRRSQGMKQ; from the exons ATGTGTGTAGGACCCGGATGTTCTGCCGGCGTTTCATCATGGAGGCTTCCAAGGAGAGGGATATCTGAAGGAGACTGTTTTCTTCGTACATCTGTCATTATAAATG TTCTGTTTCGTGAAAGTCAGTGTGATGGATCTACGATGAAGTGTGCCCGCTGCCTGCTCAAGCTGCAGAGTCTCCGGCTGCTGGGACAGTCTGCCCGGCCTGCAGCTCAGCATGGAGCTCTGCTACAgccagcctcctcctctcagccTCACATGCTGCAAAACACCCAGCACCAG GTGCTAAGGCGTTTCCATAGGAGCCCGACGCATGACAAGGACCGACCCATACCTGCAGACTTCTTCGATGAGGACGACAAGAAAAAGGACAAGTCTTTAGTCACCCATGACGACCTGTTTGAGCAGGTGGCCAGGGAGACCAAAACCAAGGCCACGTTCAACAAAGTGGTGGAGGTCTTCATCAAGCAGGACGTGAGGCGCCGCGGCCACGTGGAGTTCATCTACGCCGCGCTGCAGAAAATGCCCGAGTTCGGCGTGGAGAAAGACCTGGCCGTCTACAACAAGCTGCTGGACGTTTTCCCCAAAGAGGTGTTTGTGCCGCGGAACTTTATCCAGACAATGTTCAACCACTACCCCCGCCAGCAGGAGTGTGGAGTGCAGCTGCTGGAGCAGATGGAGAGCTATG GTATCATGCCCAACGTTGAGACCAAAGTCCTGCTGATCCAGATCTTTGGAGCGAAGGGCCACGCCGTGAGGAAGTACCAGCGCATGATGTACTGGTTCCCCAGATTCCAAAACACAAACCCCTACCCCATCCCCAAGTACCTGCCGGAAGACCCCGTGGACCTGGCCCACTTCAGCCTGGCACGCATAGCTGATGACCGGGATGCTAAAGTCACCGTGTATCAG CTGCCCTGCACAGACATCACAGAGAGTGGAGAGGAGATCACACTTCCACATGTAGTCG GTATCCAGAGCCCCAGCCAGATGGAGCTGCTGGCCAAGCATAACCCGAGCCGGCCGGTGTTTGTGGAGGGCCCCTTCCCTCTGTGGCTCCGGAAGAAGTGTGTGTACTACTACGTCCTCAGAGCGGACCCCGTGCCGCCTGAAGAGAAG GTGGAGGAGCCCTATGACCCCGAGAGATCTTTGGCTTATCCTCTGCAGCTGGACCTGGAACTGGACCGTGACCTCGGGGACGAGGAGAGCTTCGATGTGGAAGACT TGGACGAGGGTGCAGTGTTCGCCATGTGTATGACCAGTCAGGGGGACCAGGCCGTCCTCAACCAGTGGATCTCCGGCCTCCAGCAGAACAACCCCATCCTGGGCCGGGTCCCGACTTTGTTCCGCCTGGAGCAGGGGCCCAGGGAACTGCAGGGGGGCCATCAAACAGTGTCAGACCACAGGCACAGGCCAGACCCCGAGAcccagagagaggaagaagaggtaACAGTGGAAGAAGAGCCGAGGAGGAGCCAGGGGATGAAACAGTGA